In Mustela erminea isolate mMusErm1 chromosome 20, mMusErm1.Pri, whole genome shotgun sequence, the sequence GCCCGAGCGCCCCTGGCGAGCTTGCCGGGAGTCGTTAGTTCCCGGCAGCTCTCGGGCGGAAAGGCGGAGCGAGGATCGAGTCACGTGACGAGCCGCGGGTGCCGCCGGGATGTGTAGTGCACAGAAGTTTGTCACGCGCATGGCTGGCTTGAGGATGGTGACCCgaagccggagccggagccggggcTCGGGGGCCGGGCcgcggggggctggggaggaggccgCGCCGGTGTGGAAGGGAGAGGCGAATGCAGGTAGCCCCGCGCCCGGACCAGGGCatggggagagagacaagggAGGAACTgcaaggggctgggggctgggatccGAGTCGCACCCACGTGGGGCTCTGGCTCCCACGGCTCTTCCTGTTCCAGGACGCAGGGGCAGGGGTCGGGGCGCTcgcacctcccccaccctccgcGTCCCGGTAGCCTGTCCCGGGATACTCCACTGGGCGCGAGGCTTTCTGTGGCACACCAGCCTCGTCCTCGTAGCTGCTTCCCGCTCGGAGAGACCGGGCGCCGAGGACACGCCCACCCCGGAGGCGCCGGAGGGTGCCCCTGAGAGTGCCCCTGAGAGGAAACGGGAAAGGGCGTGGTCTTCGTTTTGTTTATCCTGCAGGCCTCCAGGATCCAGGGTGTGCAGGACCCCGGGGTGAGCGAGACCCACAGGGCCCCAGCAAGAGGACAGCCAGAGGGGCATTCCCACAGGCACCCAGTGAACTTAGGGGTGGTCCGGACAAGGAGATCCACTGTGACAGATGCACGCAAAGGGGAACCGGGGCAAAGGGAGTCATAGGGGACAGTGCCAGCTGCTGCGTAGGTACCTTGATGCTGGGATGGCTAGTTTGGGGTTCGCCATGAATACATAGGAAAAATCATGTGAGGAGTTCTTGAACGGAAATGACACAGTCTGATTTGGGCCTTGGGAATGTCTCTCTAGGCTGGTGTGGAAACAAGATGGGGGAGGACACCTTGGAGGAGGCCCTTGGGGAGAGTCCTCCTGTACTAATGCAGCCTTGGTCAGGAGCCTCCCCAGGAGGCCAGGGGAAAGCTGACCTGCCCCAGAACACGTGCTGCAGGAAAGCCAGAGTAGCCCCAAGCTGCGAAAGATGGTGGATGGTTGTTGAAGGAATGATGGGGGGGTGATAGCAGGCAGGGTAGCACCCACACCCACCCTCACCTGTGGCCCCCGCTGAATGGCACTTTttttgcagaaggaaagaaaagtcacgGTCCCGCAAAGCGCCAGCGGAAGACGCAGAAACTGAGTGTCGCCTACGAAGCCTCAGACCAATGAGAAAGGGGGAAGGTGCCAAACTACCCAGAGGCACCAGGCTGGGAGCCCCCAGACTGGCGGCAGCAGTTGGTGAACATCCGCACCATGAGGAGCGGGAAGGACGCACCTGTGGACCAGCTGGGGGCTGAGCACTGCTATGACCCCAGTGCACCCCCAAAGGTAGGCAAGCACCCCGTCTGCCTGGTGACTGCCTTCTGGGCAAGACACTTGCTTCCTCTCAGGCCTCTCCAGGGCACAGCCTGACGCCTGGCAGCCCTTGGCTGGAACACTCCCTGGCAGGTGGCCCCACGAGGGGACAGTGCCTGGGCTGTGTGTGGGATGGGTAGGGTTATCCATGAGGCCACAGCGATCACAGTGGCAGGCACCCGCTGTCGAGCACCAGGTTTGACGCTAAGTGTTGTGGTCATTCATCTCAGCCTCCTAGTGGTCTTTGTGTGACAGGCACTGTCACTGTTCCTGTGTTCCTTATGTATGAGAACACGGTCCGTTGGCCAGGGTAACAGGTGCAGGTGGGAAAGGGTTTGCGGGGGCCCGGCCCACGGTGAACACCCAGGACCTGCCGCTACTCTGGCCCCCATCACTGTGCAAACAGGTGCGGAGATACCAGGTGCTGCTGTCCCTGATGCTCTCCAGCCAAACCAAGGACCAGGTAACAGCAGGCGCCATGGAGCGGCTGCGCGCCCGGGGCCTGACAGTGGACAGCGTCCTGCAGACGGATGACAGCACGCTGGGCGCGCTCATCTACCCCGTAGGCTTCTGGAGGGTGAGCCCACAGGCCTCAGAAAGACGTCAGGAGGCCAAGGGGAGACTGTGGGGTATGGGAGGCCAGGTGGGGCATCTGAGGTTGTAGGGATCCGAATGTGAGTTCCCACTGGAGCCCCCTGCTCGTCTAACCAGCAAACAGGGCCAGGGCTAGGGGGGCCTGCCTCCTTGGCCTTTCCTGTTTGCagcccaccccttccttcctccacctccccacccagctgACTGgcgcttcccttcctccctgaggCTGCCCACCCGCCTTTCCCTTTGTTTACTCCAAGCCTCCCTGGAGTGCGTCACCCCCCTCCCTCTGGAGCCCCCACAGGCcacagagcactgggtggtgAGTGGGCGGATCTGTCGAAGACACCCGGGCGGGTGGGGCTGCTTCCCCCTGGCATTGGTGTGGGCTGCAGTTTGTCAAGAGGGTTTTAAATAGCCCTCTCTACTCGGGCGCAGAACGGGAACCACCCAGCTGGCTTGGTGGCTGTCGGGGGAGGCCCAGGCTCCAGCCTTCCTTCCTGAAGGTCCAGGTGCTGCGGAGCCCAGCTTCTGGCATAGCTGGCCTTGCTTAGCCGACCTGGCATCTGAGGGAGTGATGGGACAGGGGACCCGAGCAAGACCCCACACATGTGTCATTGGTCTAGGCAGGTAGAAAGCAGGGATCCAGGCCTGCACTGGGCCTACCTCAGTCTCCCTGCCGCCCTTGGCTCATTTTCACCTCTTGGGGGGACGGGGCAAACAGTTGCCTTTGAATGTGTCTTGGACAGGTAACAGGCAGGTCTGGACACCTGTGAGTCTCCATTGGGACTTATCCTCCCAAGTAGGTCTACATCTTCCACCTCCAGAGCTAACCTCcctcccacaaccccccaccTTCATCTTTCAGAGCAAGGTGAAGTTCATCAAGCAGACCAGTGCCATCTTGCAGCAGCGTTATGGCGGGGACATCCCATcttcagtggcagagctggtggCACTGCCGGGCGTTGGGCCCAAGATGGCGCACTTGGCCATGGCGGTGGCCTGGGGCGCCGTGTCTGGCATTGGTGAGTGGCATACGCTgtcagggagggcagggctggtccCATCCCGTGGTCTATGACCCCAGCTCAAGTTCCCTCACCCACAATGTGACCCAGGGGATCAGAAAGACGTTTGCAGCACCGAGCTAAGCCTGTCTGGTCTACAGGTGGGTACTGATGCGAGGAGTTTCCGTTTGCTGAGCCCCTGCTGTGCACTGGGCTCTGTGAGAGGCCCTGGGGATGGGCGTAAGGTCCATGCTGTGTACGGAGAAAGATGTTGGGCAGGCAACTCCTTACCTCTGAGCTAGAAACACTCTTGGGGGGCGTGTACAGTGCTGTCAGCGCTGGCCCAGGCTAGGGCATCTGGGAGACTTCCTAGAAGGAGATGATAATTCAGCCAAGAGCTGAAGATTGAGGCGGGCTAGTCAGGCTAGGAGGAGGAAGTGCTGTCCAGGCAGAAGGAGCGACGTCCACATGAGGTGGGAGAAGTGGCCAGGAGAAGGAGGCCAGAGAGTAGGCAGATGCGGGAGGCCCGGTAAAGGCAGGGGAACAccaggggagagggagctggggggagCCTCTTGTGGAATTCCTTTCCTGACATTGGTGGTGTCCATGAAGACAGACCCTGGGTCAGGCTGCGGCTGCTTCTTCAGGTCTTTGCCCAGACGTCTGGGGCTCCTGAGGCTGCCCAGCTGCGAGCCCGGCCAGCCCAGAAACCTGGCTGGCCACAGCCTCTCTGCATGCCCCTGCCCTGACTCTGGTTACCCCTCCGGAACTCCtgcagggggcagagagggggacAGACATCTTCCCAGCACCTCCCCAGCTCCTAAGGCCTGCTCCCTTCTCGGCGTTGCATTTGGGGTGGAGGGCAGCTACGGGCTGAGGGTCCTGACCGTGAAGGCTGCAGCCCAGCAGCCCCAGAGACCGGCGATGGGCCAAGCAGGGGCTAGGGCAGAGCCTCCCCCGAGCCCCACCCCCAGCGCCGCCACCACCCCTGATCCGGCAGCCTCCAGCCTCTCAGCAGATACCTGAGCTTATCTGGGCAGCTGTCCTCGGTTGCCCGGGTCTCagaaggggatgggggggggggcggctggcAGGTCTGTGGGGGAAGGGCCCACCACCCAGGGAACAGGACTTCTGGAGCAGCAGACACACTGGAAGGAGTCCGAATGTCACCCTTTCCGTATGTCTGGGGGCCCTGCCTTTCTGACTTCTCTGGGAAGGGGCCCATCAATTAGAAAGCCAGAGCAGCCAGTCCCAGCTGGGTGACCAAGAGACAAGACGCTTAGCCTCTCTAAGCTTTGGTCCCGGAGCTGGGAAAACATACAGAGGACTGGTCCACCGGAGGGTCCCATAGTGTGgtgtggccctgggctgggcCTCTGGGGGACAGGCAGCGTGATCATTTCTGTGCTACAGAGGAGGATGCTGAGGCGTGGTGACCCACTAACCTGACCCCCACACCCTCCATCAGCATCTGGGTAGAGACTGAGCCTTCTTCCAGACCATCAGGAGTAGGGAAAGAGAGCAGGTGTTAGGGCTCAGGTTGTCTTTGGCAAAGTCAGGAGGAGGTAGGGACTACAgctggtggggagaaaggggccCTGGTAAGCAGGTGACCAGGCCAAGCCCTCGGGTGGCTGGCCAAGGGATGCTGGGACTGTGGCCCAAGGAGAGGACAGCTACAGCTGGCCTGGCCATCCTCCCCGCTCTGTCCCTGGCCGTGCCGTGCTGGGTGTGGGCTCTGGGAGCGGCCTGGCACCCACAGCCAACATCAGGGCGAGGAGGCACAGCTCCCTTCACCCCTGCTAGGGGGCCCAAGCCCTTTGACTCGAGCCGCTGCCCTGCCTTCCGTAGCAACCCAGGGTTTGGAGCGGGGAAGACTCGGGCTCCAGGCCTGGGTCTGGCCCCCGCGCCCTGTGATGAGCCAGTCCCGTCTCCCGCAGCGGTGGACACGCATGTGCACAGAATCGCCAACAGACTCGGGTGGACCAAGACAGCAACCAAGTCCCCGGAGAAGACCCGTGCGGCGCTGGAGGCCTGGCTGCCCCGGTAcggcagggtgggggctggcagggctgccctcagcctccctcccccactgaccTCTCACCTTCACAGGGAGCTTTGGAGTGAGATCAACGGACTGTTGGTGGGCTTTGGCCAGCAGACGTGTCTGCCCGTCCGCCCACGTTGCCACACCTGCCTCAACCGAAGCCTGTGCCCAGCCGCACAGAGCCGCAGCGGGCCGTGAAGCCTGGGCCTGGACGCCGTGCACCAGCCGACCGTGAGCCTTTGCTGGGGGGGCCATAGCCTGTTTCTAATAAAACTTGGGAATTGTTTGCAGCCCGGGTCTGGCCAAGTGTCGCCTCTGGGGCGTGGGGGGGCAGGCTGGGAAGCACGTGCGTGTGCTGCGTGTGTGCCCGTGCTCGTGTGTCTGAATAGGGCTGGCTGGGAGACTGACACAGGACGTGACCATCTGGGCTGTGTACGGGGAGGGGTTGCGGGAACCTGGGACAGAGACCGGTCCTGGGAGCCAGCTGCACACAGCTGCTGGGAAGCCCGCTGGAGACCCGGGCCTCCTCCCTCCCGGGCAGTAGGCCGGGGATCCAGGTCTGCACCTCCCCTCTTGCTGAACTGCTCCCtgagagctctctgctcagaggcccCCCTCTGTGTTTACAGAGCCACCTGGCCTGTAGAGTAACACCAGTAGGCCCAGGGCAGGCATCACAGGACGCAGGAGACCTGACCTGTGCGTACCTGCCAGGGTCAGGGCGGGGAGGCTGTGCGAGAGCGGAGGCGTTAAGGGTGCAGAAGGCATAGAGAGTGaggtgctggggggcagggggagggagaagctggcaaGAGCCCCAAAGAGTGCCAATGAAGGAGGGAGCAGGGCTCCAAATTACAGGGCAGGGGGCCGTAAGGGTAGGGAAGAAAGTTGGGGGAGAGCGTGGAAGCTgagcagggccaggctgggcGGCCTGGTGGATGGAGTGGGGGCGGCTTAGGAACAGGACTCTGGTTCCAGCCTCTGAAAGCGGGCTCCCAggctgcctccttcctgcccagaccacagccccccaccctcaAGTGAGGGCTCAGGAAGGACAGAAGTGGCCACGGGTCTGAGGAAGGCCTGTTTATTAGGAGGGCGCGCATGCGCTATGGCTTAGACGGCAGACAGCAATGTCAGTGGGGTTCGCGGCCAGggccaggaggaaagggagggtggGCGAGGTCCCTTGGGGGCAGGATCTCCCACAGCCATATTCCCCCTGGACAAGAGGCCTGTCCAGAGGCCACCCTTTTTTGAGGACACAGGGCCTCCATCCTCGGGCCCCTGGAGCCCAGGCCTAGGCTCTAGTGCAGCAGGAACGTGGGGCCCTGGCCTAGTGACCACccccagcagggagggggcagaggggcagctCCTACAGCCACATGTGGCCTCCGCAGGGTCACACTGAAGCCCCCACAACCACAGCCTGGCCCCCATacgtttttctctttccctggaaGTGCCCAGGGCTCCCACTTAGGATGGCTGCtgctgagggtggggaggaaatgGTTTGCAGAGAAAggtttgctttattgcagtgacAGAGAGGCGTCCTGCGGGGGCGGGACTCTGGTAGTAAGTGGAAACATGTGGAGCTggagctcttttttttctttttttgtttttggaagaaaagcaaaaacacaaattcCTTTAAGTCAGCAGGCCCAGGCAGAGCAGCAAGGGCCTGGCCCACAGTCACCACTGCCCCTCCCTGACACTCTCTTCTACCTCGAGAGGGGCCCCCTCTCCCCTATCCAGCACccagcaggtggggggggggcaggacgGGGCTCACTGGGGTGCACATTGGTTCCTGGGTGGTGGTGGGACCAGCACAGCTTCTGGGGGTGAGGAAGCACCCCCTCCAGTCCGCTGAGGCTTGGGGGACTCTGGGCGGGGCCCGAGGGTCGTGCAGACAGGCGGGGAGGGGCTCAGAAGTTGCTGAAGATCTCGCGTTTCCGGTTCCAGTCCATCTGTGGCGCCCGCTTGTTGACTCGGGTGGCTCTCGCCTTCTCCTTGGCTTCGGCTGCCGTGGGGCTCAGGTGGAGACCACTCTCCTGAAAGGGGTCCCGCTTCCAGGTGCTgctgtcctggggtgggggacagagcgGGCAGGGGGCCAGAGTGAGCCTTGGACCCAAGCCCTCCGTCCCATGATCGCTCCCAGGGAGCTCACGCCCCAGGCCACTGGGCGGGGCTGGGGCAGTGGGCCAAACGGGGCATCCTAGAGGGGATGACCCCACTGCCCAGGCTGTCCGCTATACAAAAGCCCACCCCCGAGGCCTCTGACCGCCCCCCCTTCGTGTGTGAGCAAAGCAGTGGAGGTGGGCGGGCACTTGCTACCTCAGTGTCCTTGTCTAAGCCAGGCAGGTCACTTCGGGATGAACACGCTGAGCCACCATTGAGCTGGGAAACCAAGGGCAAGGTGTGGCTTCAGGGACCCTGCCCAGGAGCCAGGGGGCCCCCACAGACACACAGGCGCACGCATGCGCACATCAGAGCCACATCTCTTCTTCCGTCCTGCAGCAGGCGCCGAGCCTCTACTGTGCTCCAGGCCCAGCCTGGGCAGGATGCGGGACACCCGGCAGTGAGTGGACAGGTGCTGCAGAGAGCTGGAGAGTCGGCCCTGGCCAGCTTACAATAGGGATCACCCCCAAGAGCATCCCCTGGGGAGGAACCCCTTCCCAAGGGGTGACGAAGGGGGACTCCAGGTCGCCGGCCAGTGCTGGGCAGAGGGAATGACAAGGCCAAGAGCCCCATGGGGCTAGGGGTGTGGTTGACCCGGGCCAGGACCCACAGGGAGCATGAGGTTTAGACTGGGTCTCACTGTCACACCAGCACAAGGAGATGTTGAGGTGGGGGACTCAGTCAGGCCTGGAGATCCCTAGAGGTGCCCCTACAGTTTCCTGGGCCCACCTGGTCCATTCCCACCCTCTCACCTGGACAGGGCTGGTCCCGTTGGTGACTGGTGATGGCAGTGGACCTGTGGGGACAGGGTGTCAGGGGCTGCCCAGGCCCCCAGgctccaccccatccccagtCCCCCAGGCAGCAGCCCACCTTCCAGATGCTCCTCAGTGGGCGTGACCCGCAGCCGCTTGAAGTACTCGTCCGTCTCGGGGTCCACCACTAGCAGCCGGGCCTCGTCCTCCCGCGCCTTGATGCTGGCGACCACCTCTGCGTGGCGCAGCCCCTCAATGTTATGCCCGTTCACCTGCCCCCAACAGCGTGGGGTCAGCCCCGCCAGAGGTCAGGCCCCCACAGGCCCCCTCCCCGCGAGCCACCCAGCCAGGTGTGGCATCAAATATTCATCGATATTGTCACCAGCCGTGGCAGCCAGAGGAATGTCAGCTCAAGTTCCCAGCATCTCTCCTCTTCCCAGCAAAGACCTCCCTGCCCAGAAACACGCTTGGGGTGACATGGGCGGAGACATGCTTGAGGGGACACGGGCCCAGACACATTCTGCGGGACACGGGCCCAGACACACGCTCCTCCAGGGGACACAGGCCCAGACACACACTCTGGCGGACGGGGCCAGACACACGCTCGGGGGGACAGGGGCCCAGACACATGCTTGGGGGGACAGGGGCCCAGGCACACACTCGGGGGCACATGGGCCAAGACACATGCTCAGGGGGACACAGGCCCAGACAGACGCTCAAGGTGGGGGACACGGGACCAGACACATGCTCAGAGGGACAAGAGCCCAGACACACACTCAGGGGAACACAGGCCAAGACACACGCTCTGGGGGCAGGGGCCCAGACACACGCTCCGGGTGGGGGACACGGGCCCAGACACACATTCTGTATGAGGGGCACAGGCCTAGACACATTACTGGGGGGACAAGGGCAGAGACACACGCTCCGGGGGACACGGGCCCAGACAAACGCTCAGGGGGACAGGGGCCGAGACACACACTTGGGGGGACACACCAAGACACATGCTCAGGGGGACAcaggcacagacacacactcGGGGTGGGGGACACGGGCCCAGACATATACTCTGTGGGGGGGTCATGGACCCAGACACACTCTCGGGGCTATTGGGCCCAGACACACGCTTGGTGACAGCCAGCACCCTGAAACCTCCATGACAGGTACCTCGATGAGTCTGTCCTGGGCGCGGAGGCCAGAGTGAGCGGCCGGCGAGCCTGGGTCCACGGAGCGGATATACTGTCCTGGCCGGGACTTGTCACTGTGCAGGTTGAACCCATACCCTTGCGGGCCCTTCCGTAGGTGGCAGAGCCGAGGGCGTAGCTCCCTCGGGGGCCCACCGACATCCTGCAGGTGCATGAGACCAGGCTGAGTTCtgatctccccccacccccacccccgaggcCCCTGACCCAGCCCCCTGCCAGGCCTTGGCCCCAGAATGCAGCTGAAGTGGAGAAGGATGAGAGGAACCCCAAATCCACACTCAACATCACGGTCCGCCCGGCAGCCCCAGGTCTCAGGGACAAACACTGTACCCATGTCTAGGGGCCCTGCTGGGCTGCCTGGGGCCGAATTCCAGCAGCAGGATCTGGAGCAGAACCTCAGTTTCCAAATCTCAAACAGCCTCACATGGGACCAGGGGCTTTACAGGGTGCAAGGGGACCTGCTAATGGGCAGCGCTGAACCCAGGCCAGGGTCCTAGGAGCTGCCACTCAGCACAGCGTCCTGGGTGCAACCCCTCCCGCTGCCCTGCCCAAGCGAGAGGCTGacgtttgttttgtttgttttgtggcctcTCTCACATTCCAGAGCCAGCTGGAGCCACCGCCACCCCCACAGGGCCCAGGGACAGGGCACAGGGGCCTGAGCCCAGGGAAGCCAAGTGGGGGACCCACCGTCCCACCCTCCCAATCCGGACACGGAAGGCCCACGATGCCCCAAGCACCACCCCCCCGACCACCCACGGCCTCGCCGGGTTTTACCTCTGGCATCCTGCAGTACAGGGCTGTGGGTCAGGGGGCCGTGCAGCTGGGGGCCAGGCCCCAGGACCCCCACCCAGCCACGGCCTGGGGCTGGGACCACAGTGCCCAGCGGCTGCGGGTGCTCAATTAAACATGGCCGGTGGCCGGAGTGCGCGGGCGGGCAGCGGCTCGGGTTTCCGGGGCTGCTCAGGACTCTGGCGCGCATGCAGGGGAGCATGTGCAGGGTGAGGGTGCTCTCTGGGGCCCCTCCCTGACCCTCCACCTACCTCACCCTCAGAGAAGCTGTCCAGGCCCCAGGCACCTGCCCCTTGCTGCTCAGGCCACCCCCCCAACCACTCCCAGCCTCCGGGCCTCTGAGCTCATTCTTAAACCTCAAATCTGACCCTGAGCCCTTTGGCCTGCCAATCCACCTGGCTGTGGACCCAAGCGCTTGTTTTCTCACAGGGCAGGTGGAAGGCCCTGGCTCTGGGCCCCCCACTTGTGCAGAACACCCTCTTCCTGCCCAGCCTGCACCCCTCCTCTGGAACCCCTTCCCGGACCCCCAAAGCCTACCCACCCATGTCCTTGGGATCACGACTGCAGGCCACCGCTATCCCCATAACCCCAGGGACTCAAGGGGCAGGACAGCGGCTCCTCGATCCCCCAGGGGTTCCTCTGCTCAACATGGGCTGAAGGGATGGGGGTGAGACCCCCCAAGTGCCCCAGGGCCCCCCACCGATTCATTTCCTCTCCCAGACACATCTGGAGGCACAGACTAGGAgtcccccccaagccccccacagcGGTGCCTCTCCGATCCAGGCTGCTGGAACCCAGGCTGACAGGTCGGGAGCAGAGCCACAGCCAGGACCAAGCATACCTGGCAGGTATGACCGGGCCCAGGTGTGAGCGGTGCGCGGCCAGAgaccagacacacagacacaggctCGCAACCCGCTACACGGCAACACACGCGTTCGAGAGGACAGCCCTGGCACTAAGCCCTGTGGCTTCTTCTCACGCCCTCCACAGTGACCTCCCTGG encodes:
- the SLC9A3R2 gene encoding Na(+)/H(+) exchange regulatory cofactor NHE-RF2 isoform X3 gives rise to the protein MAAPEPLRPRLCRLVRGEQGYGFHLHGEKGRRGQFIRRVEPGSPAEAAALRAGDRLVEVNGVNVEGETHHQVVQRIKAVEGQTRLLVVDKETDEELRRRQLTCTEEMAHRGLPPAHDPWEPKPDWARASSLGSEAGQKDVGGPPRELRPRLCHLRKGPQGYGFNLHSDKSRPGQYIRSVDPGSPAAHSGLRAQDRLIEVNGHNIEGLRHAEVVASIKAREDEARLLVVDPETDEYFKRLRVTPTEEHLEGPLPSPVTNGTSPVQLNGGSACSSRSDLPGLDKDTEDSSTWKRDPFQESGLHLSPTAAEAKEKARATRVNKRAPQMDWNRKREIFSNF
- the SLC9A3R2 gene encoding Na(+)/H(+) exchange regulatory cofactor NHE-RF2 isoform X4; this encodes MARSGDATRLAPAPGASPQRPSWRLTQDVGGPPRELRPRLCHLRKGPQGYGFNLHSDKSRPGQYIRSVDPGSPAAHSGLRAQDRLIEVNGHNIEGLRHAEVVASIKAREDEARLLVVDPETDEYFKRLRVTPTEEHLEGPLPSPVTNGTSPVQLNGGSACSSRSDLPGLDKDTEVDSSTWKRDPFQESGLHLSPTAAEAKEKARATRVNKRAPQMDWNRKREIFSNF
- the NTHL1 gene encoding endonuclease III-like protein 1, producing MRSGKDAPVDQLGAEHCYDPSAPPKVRRYQVLLSLMLSSQTKDQVTAGAMERLRARGLTVDSVLQTDDSTLGALIYPVGFWRSKVKFIKQTSAILQQRYGGDIPSSVAELVALPGVGPKMAHLAMAVAWGAVSGIGFGAGKTRAPGLGLAPAPCDEPVPSPAAVDTHVHRIANRLGWTKTATKSPEKTRAALEAWLPRYGRVGAGRAALSLPPPLTSHLHRELWSEINGLLVGFGQQTCLPVRPRCHTCLNRSLCPAAQSRSGP
- the SLC9A3R2 gene encoding Na(+)/H(+) exchange regulatory cofactor NHE-RF2 isoform X1 produces the protein MAAPEPLRPRLCRLVRGEQGYGFHLHGEKGRRGQFIRRVEPGSPAEAAALRAGDRLVEVNGVNVEGETHHQVVQRIKAVEGQTRLLVVDKETDEELRRRQLTCTEEMAHRGLPPAHDPWEPKPDWARASSLGSEAGQKDVGGPPRELRPRLCHLRKGPQGYGFNLHSDKSRPGQYIRSVDPGSPAAHSGLRAQDRLIEVNGHNIEGLRHAEVVASIKAREDEARLLVVDPETDEYFKRLRVTPTEEHLEGPLPSPVTNGTSPVQLNGGSACSSRSDLPGLDKDTEVDSSTWKRDPFQESGLHLSPTAAEAKEKARATRVNKRAPQMDWNRKREIFSNF
- the SLC9A3R2 gene encoding Na(+)/H(+) exchange regulatory cofactor NHE-RF2 isoform X5; translated protein: MARSGDATRLAPAPGASPQRPSWRLTQDVGGPPRELRPRLCHLRKGPQGYGFNLHSDKSRPGQYIRSVDPGSPAAHSGLRAQDRLIEVNGHNIEGLRHAEVVASIKAREDEARLLVVDPETDEYFKRLRVTPTEEHLEGPLPSPVTNGTSPVQLNGGSACSSRSDLPGLDKDTEDSSTWKRDPFQESGLHLSPTAAEAKEKARATRVNKRAPQMDWNRKREIFSNF
- the SLC9A3R2 gene encoding Na(+)/H(+) exchange regulatory cofactor NHE-RF2 isoform X2, with amino-acid sequence MAAPEPLRPRLCRLVRGEQGYGFHLHGEKGRRGQFIRRVEPGSPAEAAALRAGDRLVEVNGVNVEGETHHQVVQRIKAVEGQTRLLVVDKETDEELRRRQLTCTEEMAHRGLPPAHDPWEPKPDWARASSLGSEAGQKDVGGPPRELRPRLCHLRKGPQGYGFNLHSDKSRPGQYIRSVDPGSPAAHSGLRAQDRLIEVNGHNIEGLRHAEVVASIKAREDEARLLVVDPETDEYFKRLRVTPTEEHLEGPLPSPVTNGTSPVQDSSTWKRDPFQESGLHLSPTAAEAKEKARATRVNKRAPQMDWNRKREIFSNF